A genomic region of Oryza glaberrima chromosome 1, OglaRS2, whole genome shotgun sequence contains the following coding sequences:
- the LOC127759877 gene encoding WRKY transcription factor SUSIBA2-like, translating into MSSLYPSLLSLSESPAEYRQVGGGRYAGEDVVVDDDDMAAVADTVSSYLSFDMDDVEYYTPEVGFHSKQHNPPPVAAAPLEAGGGREQSRREAAVNLGKMDRGPAQVSGGAATGGVPRSKNGSKIAFKTRSEVDVLDDGYRWRKYGKKMVKNSPNPRNYYRCSSEGCRVKKRVERARDDARFVVTTYDGVHNHPAPLHLRPQLPPPGGYSIAGAPAVVAPHGRLGLEEAEVIALFRGTTATSLLLP; encoded by the exons ATGTCGTCGCTGTACCCGTCTCTCCTCTCGCTGAGCGAGAGCCCCGCCGAGTACCGGCAGGTCGGCGGTGGCCGCTACGCGGGggaggacgtcgtcgtcgacgacgacgacatggctgCCGTCGCCGACACTGTGTCCAGCTACCTCTCCTTCGACATGGACGACGTCGAGTATTACACGCCGGAGGTGGGCTTCCACTCAAAGCAGCACAACCCGCCGCCAGTTGCTGCGGCGCCACTGgaagccggaggaggcaggGAGCAAAGCCGGCGGGAAGCCGCCGTCAATCTTGGCAAGATGGACAG GGGACCGGCGCaggtgagcggcggcgcggcgactgGCGGCGTGCCGAGGAGCAAGAACGGCAGCAAGATCGCGTTCAAGACGAGGTCGGAGGTGGACGTGCTGGACGACGGCTACCGGTGGAGGAAGTACGGCAAGAAGATGGTCAAGAACAGCCCCAACccaag GAACTACTACCGGTGCTCGAGCGAGGGGTGCCGCGTGAAGAAGCGGGTGGAGCGCGCCCGGGACGACGCGCGCTTCGTCGTCACCACCTACGACGGCGTCCACAACCACCCGGCGCCGCTGCACCTCAGgccgcagctgccgccgcccggcggCTACTCGATCGCCGGGGCACCGGCCGTGGTGGCGCCGCACGGCCgcctcgggctggaggaggccGAGGTGATCGCTCTCTTCAGgggcaccaccgccacctcgctGCTGCTTCCTTGA
- the LOC127761452 gene encoding glycerophosphocholine acyltransferase 1 encodes MASEVEDDAAAVLTNGGAGAAEVRRRRDQAKEILSKQAVKIATKAEEHERFIFKVTHLLGVLGFGTFCYLLGARPQDVPYVYCLFYVIFVPLRWIYYRYKKWHYYLLDFCYYANTFLLVMILFYPKDEKLFMVCFSFAEGPLAWALIVWRCSLVFSSFDKLVSVLIHLLPGIVIFTIRWWNPQTFAAMHPEGRAARVTWPYVEDKSYLWTWLFAVPLAAYTLWQLMYFLIVNVLRRQRLLKDPEVMTSYRELSKKAQKANNIWWRLSGLLGDRNRPLMYILLQALFTVATMALTVPIFLSFQMHVVFQILKVCASTWNGGSFILEVMPRQVVQKEKKKLEMKPMEEANSSQNAEESQGDLSANGQHSSEHS; translated from the exons ATGGCGTCGGAGGTGGAGgacgatgcggcggcggtgctcacCAAcggcggtgccggcgccgcGGAAGTCCGGCGGAGG AGGGACCAAGCGAAGGAGATTCTGTCCAAGCAGGCCGTCAAGATCGCCACCAAGGCCGAGGAGCACGAGCGCTTCATCTTCAAG GTCACACACTTGCTGGGTGTTCTTGGATTTGGGACATTTTGCTACCTCCTGGGTGCCA GACCACAGGATGTGCCGTATGTGTACTGCCTGTTCTATGTCATCTTTGTTCCGCTCCGGTGGATCTACTACCGCTATAAGAAATGGCATTACTATCTCCTG GACTTCTGTTACTATGCCAACACTTTTCTCCTTGTTATGATTCTCTTCTATCCAAAGGATGAAAAGCTTTTCATGGTTTGCTTCTCATTTGCAGAG GGGCCGCTTGCTTGGGCATTAATTGTGTGGCGCTGCAGCTTGGTTTTTAGCTCATTTGATAAACTTGTTAGTGTTCTGATTCACCTTTTGCCTG GCATAGTTATATTCACTATCCGGTGGTGGAATCCACAAACTTTTGCTGCGATGCATCCAGAAGGAAGAGCAGCCAGAGTCACATGGCCTTATGTGGAGGACAAATCATACCTGTGGACATGGCTGTTTGCTGTTCCTCTAGCTGCTTACACCCTGTGGCAACTTATGTATTTTCTCATAGTTAATGTGCTGCGTCGGCAAAGGCTGTTAAAGGATCCTGAAGTCATGACATCATACAG GGAGCTCTCAAAGAAAGCACAGAAAGCAAACAACATCTGGTGGAGACTCAGCGGGCTTCTTGGCGACAGGAACCGGCCACTCATGTACATACTACTCCAAGCGCTGTTCACGGTGGCGACAATGGCGCTTACCGTTCCCATATTCCTGTCCTTCCAGATGCATGTGGTCTTTCAGATACTCAAGGTGTGCGCGTCGACATGGAACGGTGGAAGCTTCATCCTGGAGGTGATGCCTAGGCAAGTCgtccagaaggagaagaagaagctagAGATGAAGCCCATGGAAGAGGCTAATTCGAGCCAGAATGCTGAAGAATCACAAGGGGACCTGTCAGCAAACGGCCAACACTCATCCGAGCATAGCTAA
- the LOC127761463 gene encoding uncharacterized protein LOC127761463, producing the protein MKPLSLLSALALAFHAVNTGVAVYRSRADAAAVALVLASSLALALLFLCLRLYEGAPPAEAARRRWLRRAVWLLSAALTAAFTRRVAGAMPPAGAVLVWAMSAATAGGGFYALVVVDDGRDLGAK; encoded by the coding sequence ATGAAGCCGCTATCGCTTCTGTCAGCGCTCGCCCTGGCGTTCCACGCGGTCAACACGGGCGTCGCCGTGTACCGcagccgcgccgacgccgcggccgtggcGCTCGTGCTCGCGTCCTcgctcgcgctcgcgctgcTCTTCCTCTGCCTGCGCCTCTACGAGGGCGCGCCCCCCGCCGAGGCCGCGAGGCGCCGGTGGCTGCGCCGCGCCGTCTGGCTGCTCTCCGCGGCGCTCACGGCGGCGTTCACGCGCCGCGTCGCGGGCGCAATGCCGCCAGCGGGGGCCGTCCTCGTGTGGGCGATGAGCGCGGCGACCGCTGGCGGAGGGTTCTacgccctcgtcgtcgtcgacgacggccgcgATCTCGGCGCAAAATAg
- the LOC127766549 gene encoding uncharacterized protein LOC127766549, which translates to MAAVQAAISTCCSSSCLSRPPPPFARRRRFKVTAMAPQKKVNRYDEKWSKQWFGAGIFAEGSEEVEVDVFKKLERRKVLSTVEKAGLLSRAEELGVTLSSLEELGLLSKAEDLGLLSLVEAAAAASPDALASVSLPLLVAAIAAVVLVPDDSAALVALQAVLAAVLLAAAAGLFVGSVVLAGLQESD; encoded by the exons atggCTGCCGTCCAAGCAGCAATCTCCACCTGCTGCTCTTCGTCTTGCCTGTccaggccgccaccgccgttcgcgaggaggcggcgcttcAAGGTCACGGCCATGGCTCCCCAGAAGAAG GTGAACAGGTACGACGAGAAGTGGTCGAAGCAGTGGTTCGGGGCGGGGATATTCGCGGAGGGgagcgaggaggtggaggtggacgtGTTCAAGAAGCTGGAGAGGCGGAAGGTGCTGAGCACGGTGGAGAAGGCCGGGCTGCTGTCCAgggcggaggagctcggcgtCACGCTCTCCTCGCTCGAGGAGCTCGGCCTCCTCTCCAAGGCCGAGGACCTCGGCCTCCTCAGCCtcgtcgaggccgccgccgccgcctcccccgacgCCCTCGCCTCCGTCTCGCTcccgctcctcgtcgccgccatcgccgccgtcgtcctcgtccccGACGActccgccgccctcgtcgcgcTCCaggccgtcctcgccgccgtcctcctcgccgccgccgccggcctcttcGTCGGCtccgtcgtcctcgccggccTGCAGGAGTCCGACTGA